In Gossypium arboreum isolate Shixiya-1 chromosome 5, ASM2569848v2, whole genome shotgun sequence, a single genomic region encodes these proteins:
- the LOC108451420 gene encoding uncharacterized protein LOC108451420: MSNLTKLEFVALDITGNNYLSWVLDAEIHLDAKGLRETIKEGNEESTQDKAKAMIFLHHHLHEGLKTEYLTVKDPQILWANLKERYDHQKTVILSKARYEWLNLRLQDFKSVSDYNSAMFRITSQLNLCGEKITDAEMLEKIYSTFHANNVVLQTQYHEKGFQKYSELIYCLLVAEQNNELLMKNHELRPTGSGPFPEANVSLHNGQELKETHHANSSVRGHGRGRGRGRGHRYGYGRGGRFKNSHSYQKWDWKNCNREEKEKGENVTNVCYRCG; this comes from the coding sequence ATGTCAAATCTTACAAAACTCGAATTTGTGGCTCTGGACATCACTGGAAATAACTATTTATCATGGGTACTAGATGCTGAAATTCACTTAGATGCAAAAGGTCTTCGTGAGACTATTAAGGAGGGAAATGAAGAAAGTACACAAGATAAGGCCAAGGCCATGATTTTCCTTCACCATCACCTCCATGAAGGTCTAAAGACCGAATATTTGACTGTTAAGGACCCTCAAATTCTTTGGGCCAATCTAAAGGAAAGATATGACCACCAGAAAACTGTGATTTTGTCTAAAGCTCGTTATGAGTGGCTGAATTTAAGATTGCAAGACTTTAAGTCTGTTAGTGATTATAACTCGGCCATGTTCAGAATCACTTCACAATTGAATTTATGTGGAGAGAAGATTACTGATGCAGAAATGTTAGAAAAAATATACTCAACTTTCCATGCAAATAATGTTGTCCTACAGACACAATATCATGAAAAAGGCTTCCAAAAATATTCTGAATTAATTTATTGTCTCCTAGTGGCGGAGCAAAACAATGAGCTGCTAATGAAAAACCATGAATTACGCCCAACTGGCTCTGGTCCATTTCCTGAAGCGAATGTGAGTTTACACAATGGGCAAGAATTAAAAGAAACACACCATGCAAATAGTAGTGTGCGTGGCCATGGTCGTGGCCGAGGGCGTGGCCGCGGACATAGATATGGATATGGTCGAGGTGGTCGTTTTAAAAATTCACATTCTTACCAGAAGTGGGATTGGAAAAATTGTAACagggaagagaaagaaaaaggtgaAAATGTGACTAATGTATGCTATCGTTGTGGATGA